GATGCAGTTGTCCATTGGTTTGAAGTTGTCGGAAAGCATCACGCATCCGGATAAGGATATCAGGTTGAATGTCCAGAGAGTGGTGTGCTGGAAAAACACATTTTACAGGCAGTGCTGAAATCTTTTCCAAAGAAACGAGATATGCCTCAGGATCGGTGGATGGATAGTAAGCAAATAACGTATCTTTGTAAACCAAATCGCCGGTAAAGAGATAGCCGTGATCCTCTTCCCAAAAGCACATATGCCCTGGTGAATGACCAGGAGTATGCAGTACCTGAATGCAACGGCCTCCAATGTTAATTTCGTCGCCGTCCTTTAGCGCCCTTGTCGGTGTCCCCTGAAAGAATTCATATTTGTTCACATCATAACCTTCTGGCAGATTACAGCGATCAATTACCATATCTTTGATCTGCTCCATAGTCAAAGGGAATTCGCCGTTTAGCCAATTCAGTTCATCCTCGTGAACGTAAAAGTCCGGAAAATATTTGTGACCCCCAATATGATCCCAATGGATGTGCGTGGCAACAGCAGTAACCGGCTTGTCCGTCAACTTCCTTACCTTGTCATAAATATTACAAATGCCAAGGCCAGTATCAATCAGAAGACTGTGCTCAGAACCGTTCAGAAAATAGCAGTGCGTTTCCTCCCAATGCCGATATTCGCTGATGATATATGTATCTGCATCAATTCGGTCTGTTGTAAACCAATCGTTCATATATTTTTTCTCCTTTCAAATTCATGTTTATCTGCCTGTCATATAAATAATTAGAACAGTGGTGTTAGTATATTATAGTGGACAAAGAAAAAGGGGTATAATAGAATAAAATAAAAAGGAGTGAGTCCACTATGGGTAGTAAAGGGACAAGATATTCAAACGAGTTCAAAGAACAAATAGTTGAGCTTCGCTAAATGGGAAAAAGTGTTAAAGAGTTATGCGACGAATATGGCTTAGGGAAAAACACAGTTAGAGAATGGCTAAGAGAAAGGGAACCCGTATTGAATGGTGAAGGTAAAGAAATAAGCGAAAAAGAGTACTTTGAAATGAAAAAGAAAGTTAGAGAATTAGAGTTGGAGAATGAGATATTAAAAAAGCTACAGCCATATTCGCTAAAAAAGTGTAATAGAGATAGTCAAATTCATCGATAAATTCAAAAAGCAATATACAGTTGCTCGTATATGTAGAGTATTGAAATTTCCAAGGAGCACATATTACAAAGTAATAAACCATCAAAAGAGTAACAGAGAAAAATTCAATGAAATACTTGATGAAAACATATTAAACATATACAAGGATAGTAAAAAGCGATATGGTGCAACTAAAATACATAGAGCTCTTGATAAACAAGGTATAAAAGTCAGTCTGAAAAAGGTTCAAAGACGAATGAGACATTTAGGAATTTATGCAATAATCAATAAAAAGTATAGACCATTT
This window of the Petrotoga sp. 9PWA.NaAc.5.4 genome carries:
- a CDS encoding MBL fold metallo-hydrolase, which translates into the protein MNDWFTTDRIDADTYIISEYRHWEETHCYFLNGSEHSLLIDTGLGICNIYDKVRKLTDKPVTAVATHIHWDHIGGHKYFPDFYVHEDELNWLNGEFPLTMEQIKDMVIDRCNLPEGYDVNKYEFFQGTPTRALKDGDEINIGGRCIQVLHTPGHSPGHMCFWEEDHGYLFTGDLVYKDTLFAYYPSTDPEAYLVSLEKISALPVKCVFPAHHSLDIQPDILIRMRDAFRQLQTNGQLHHGSGTFDHGNWAIWL
- a CDS encoding IS3 family transposase, producing MKFPRSTYYKVINHQKSNREKFNEILDENILNIYKDSKKRYGATKIHRALDKQGIKVSLKKVQRRMRHLGIYAIINKKYRPFKSNKCIEQLPNLIKRDFSTKSINEKWCGDITYIYVSKEKWTYLASVME